The following coding sequences lie in one Mycobacterium sp. Z3061 genomic window:
- the yaaA gene encoding peroxide stress protein YaaA produces MIVLLPPSETKRAGGDGPPLQLGDLNFPELNPLRSELVGELVDLAADPAASMSALGVSAKQVAEIERNAALKEAPTLPAIRRYTGVLYDALDIDSLRGAEARRASARLFVASALFGLLRADDQVPAYRLSATSKLPGRPTLAARWRPLLEPLLTELAENHLIVDLRSGSYVALGGAPGAVGVNVLVEYPDGRRSVVTHFNKAHKGRLARALAVTRAEPADAAAVAAVARRAGLRIERAGNDLTVVVSAAADPANRRKNT; encoded by the coding sequence GTGATCGTGCTGCTACCGCCGTCGGAGACGAAGCGCGCGGGAGGCGACGGCCCACCCCTACAACTCGGCGACCTGAACTTCCCGGAACTGAATCCTCTGCGGTCGGAGCTGGTGGGGGAGCTCGTCGATCTTGCGGCGGACCCGGCGGCGAGCATGTCGGCACTGGGCGTGTCGGCCAAGCAGGTCGCCGAGATCGAGCGCAACGCGGCGCTGAAAGAGGCACCCACACTGCCGGCGATCCGCCGCTATACCGGGGTCCTCTACGACGCGCTGGATATCGACTCGCTGCGCGGGGCGGAGGCCAGGCGCGCCTCGGCGCGGTTGTTCGTCGCGTCGGCCCTGTTCGGGCTGCTTCGCGCCGACGATCAGGTGCCCGCGTATCGCCTCTCCGCGACCTCGAAACTCCCGGGCAGACCCACGCTGGCCGCGCGCTGGCGTCCCCTGCTGGAGCCATTGCTCACCGAACTGGCCGAGAATCACCTGATCGTCGATCTCCGCTCGGGTTCCTATGTCGCGCTGGGCGGAGCCCCCGGCGCCGTCGGCGTGAATGTGCTCGTCGAGTACCCCGATGGCCGGCGGTCGGTGGTCACCCATTTCAACAAGGCCCACAAGGGCCGGTTGGCCCGTGCGCTGGCCGTCACCCGCGCGGAGCCCGCCGATGCGGCCGCGGTCGCCGCCGTCGCCCGCAGGGCCGGTCTGCGGATTGAGCGCGCCGGAAATGATCTGACCGTCGTCGTTTCCGCGGCAGCTGACCCGGCGAACAGACGCAAAAACACCTGA
- a CDS encoding DUF4190 domain-containing protein, giving the protein MTTIAAQLAAPAPAVKRAAGPKISGLAVMSAVLGILQYVVVFIPCWLVTIPFGIHALHQTDKANVPGRVTAIAGLALSVIHFAIYTFVFFWLLTTS; this is encoded by the coding sequence ATGACGACGATCGCCGCGCAGTTGGCAGCCCCCGCCCCCGCAGTCAAGCGTGCCGCCGGCCCCAAGATCAGCGGCCTCGCGGTGATGAGCGCGGTACTGGGCATCCTGCAGTACGTCGTTGTCTTCATCCCGTGCTGGCTCGTCACGATCCCGTTCGGAATTCACGCGCTGCATCAGACCGACAAGGCCAACGTCCCCGGTCGGGTGACGGCGATCGCCGGCCTGGCGCTGTCGGTCATCCACTTCGCCATCTACACGTTCGTCTTCTTCTGGCTGCTCACCACCAGCTAG